In Panulirus ornatus isolate Po-2019 chromosome 2, ASM3632096v1, whole genome shotgun sequence, the DNA window TGATTCGCTAGTTTGGAGATAATGAAAGCAGATATGATGTTATAATTAGGGATGCATTTATACAAGTAGAGTTTTAGATTTGGAGCAGGTTGAGATTTGTAATGATTGCTTAGGATCTGTCTTCTGTGTTAACACTGATCATGAAGTGATGTATGATTATGAGATGATGTATGCCGATATACCATTACTGCCATGTATTACAGTGCAGTAATTTGTCCAGAAAAGACATTAGCCACAGCTACTGTAATAACATTTTTCTTTCgagatgtgtatgtttatattttgTGAAGGATGGTATGGATTTATTGCTAGTTAGTTGTACAAGATTCATTTTAAAACTATTGCTGTTGTACAAGATTTTAGAAGTattgtttatttatcatttactttGTTGAAAGTTCCCAATTTATTAAGATTATACACTTTTGTGTAAATGGTGTAGTATTAGCACCTCACTGGCTTCCAATATGTAGGTAAACTAGATGGTCAAGAAATAGAGGAGGGCATTCATCCTTACCAAGAGAAGGAACCTTTACAACCATTCCCAGACAATGTTAACCCAAGCACTGGTGAGGTTGGAGGACCAAGAGGACCAGAACCAACACGATATGGGGACTGGGAGCGTAAAGGCCGTGTTACAGACTTTTAAGAGAAGATTCCCATTTTGTGCAAAACAGTATATTAaggtaaatgattttttttttctttttactttgggGATAAGTGAGAAAAATGTCTCAAGTCACAGAATACTGACCAAAATGGGTGGGAGCAGAGTTGAAATTCCTCCCGTCCTGAACTAACACTTTCTAAAATAAGGAACAgaacaaggaaaaaaatgaatttttccTAAGAGGCCCATTGACTGATGCTGCCTCATTAAGGTGGAGAGGTAATtatgtatataagaaaagaaaaaggaatgctTTCAGAAATTATGCGAGCTGTTCCTGGCTTTTATAAAACTATGCATGATCTATCTCTGGGATGGGAATGCTATTCTAGACACAGATGGATTGtgcttctctctatctctctctctcactggttcACTTCCAATCTCAGATCACCAAGacactccacatcctcccatCCAAACTTGTTAGATTAGCAATTTGTGGGATGGACGTGCTGTTTTTTCAGGTCCAACCTACACAGGCAGTTGGGCCCAGAACATAAGTGTCAGAAAAACAATATGTCACAGCAGTTGCTTATTAACCTTTCTAGAGTGGAGTTGATTTCTCCATTGTGCATTTTTTTCTCAAGTTTACAGAAGACATAAGAACGATTGCTTTTCTGACTGGAGTAAGACTAAGCCATTTCTGCTTTAGGAAAACATAATGTACTGGATTGGCATTGTGCAGAAAAATTCATGACATCTTTACTTATGTGATGAGCATAAAAAACTATCAAAATCATGACTTTTCTTATGAACTAAGAGTTAAGCATTCATATTTTATGAAAAACACAATATTTACTGGAGTGGCAAAAGCTAAGTACGAGCAGACAGGGCATGGTGGTCAGTGGGTCCTAAGGGTAGAGGGCTTGCAGCAGAAGTTGCCAAGGGTGGTAGGGGATTATGAGATGGGCACTACAGATGTGGCAAGTCCCAAGAGAAATCATGTAATTCTCCGCTGTGGTTACTAGAGGGTTAAGGAGGCCTCCAGGCAACTCCTGTGATCCATCCTTTGTTTGTCTTACCTTCTTTGGCTTGCTGACAAAGTCTtatcatatgtacatatttcattttttggcAGGATATTGTGTTGATTGATACCAATGACACCTTACCACATAAGCATCAGTTGATATTAGTGCAATAGCACTAAAAAATTAAGTGCTGTTGTTGGTTTATTTTAATATCAAGGCATAATTATTTGTGTAGATTCAGTTAGATATATCATTTTTTAGTGTAATAAAGTGTATACAAGGTAGCTTTGTCATTGTAGTATCCTTTTAAGAGATATGCCTCATTTGATTGATAAAATTTGCTGATGAGGTATATGGATCTTGGAAGTATATCAGACTAATAAAGTGTACCTTTATTCACATCTCTTTTAAAGGATTCATAGTACAGGTActccaccgattttccggcaactgatggttgagcacctcctttagtctggacaaaattacgtgagggaacttgactagtttactgggtggccacagatggtgttgtgtgtagggcacgcttatttacagtCTTTACACTGctcttggtggtgataccacaattctgtgagattcttagcttattttgcttaaatttaaccctagctatggcttctaagacatatgagagtgtcagtcgtggtgtcaaacgtcaataccagtccatatcaaaccaagataaagtagaactgttgaaaaaaatggaccatagtgtttcggtgtgtaagttgtgtgacatctacagtattggttcatcaactgtttatgatataaagaagcaaagggagaaagtattgaaattctatgcagacagcgattccaagaagcaaatgacgattagaaaaactatgaaagatggtaatagcactgagcacgatcgagCGATGATGCAATGGTTTTGACAgggtcagagtgatggagtggacttgtcaggtggCATGATAATGCACCAGGCTaggttgttccataaagaacttaaattacaacatgagcgtgactgtaGTGAaagatggattcaaagattcaagaagcgtcatggaatttccatgaataaagtgtgtggagaaaagtggtttgccaaccatgaaggagctgctgagtatgtggatgaatttgcaaaactcgtagctgacaagcacctcagtcctgagctgatatttcatttattttctttacatttaatatttgtttaatttgaatttcttgcagtccatggtatactttagacacatgggagatgtataattagtgggttagaggtgtgttgatgaattattacgtaacaacggttggtccggcaaaatggttaattcggcaaaGCTTtcgaaccaagagtgccggaaagtcggtggtgtacctgtattgcaGTTTTTGCAGTGGTCTTTagttaataagaaaaaataataataagacacAATAGGTTTCAGAATTTTAAAAATCATGAAGAGCAGTATTTATACATTGCATACTTAGAAATGGATCCCTTATTAGTTCATTCTTATTATAGGTAAAAGCTGACAGTACAGTATTGAATTACGTGAAAGGGTCTTGTCTGTTTTTGTAGCTTTTAAAGTAACTTTTATAATGCAAGTGTGAGGATGCAGGTATTTTCATCATTGATAATCCTTACAGTTGTACATTTGATAAAAAGTGTCTTTTGAGACAATGAAATATTGAAATAGGTAAGAGATGAGGTAGAAATTTGATGTAGAATAGTGATGAAAGTGATCTGAAATTGCTCTATTCTTGCCTGTTGTTGATGCTTTTGTACACTAGCCCCAACTGATTTGACATGCAGCTATGGTCACAAACCTATAGTATATTTGCTTGTCCTCATACATGGTGCGCAGTTGCATAGAtgctttcttttcatttatatGAATACTTCTGTAGTAGTTACACAAAGTTCAATGGATTTCTtcaatttttcatttattcattatcataatcatgtaTTTATTGTTACTTTCTGTATTGGAGACTATTACCAAATTGCTTAAAGAATTGGTGTTGTACTTCAGGATCACAATTGACCCCAGCAAGGATATCGTCTTCATTGGACAAGGAGTATTACCACATCCATACATTTCGCAACTGGAAGTAGGCTCTTCAAAGAAGTTAATTCATAGTTCTTGAGTTGGAAAGACTCTCTGTCTTCAAGGGATATCAATTCATCCACTGGAGGCTACTGAATGATCAAGAAAAAGGTGTGCAACTTAGCGCATTCTCTGTATGGTTTCACCTTAATCATATAATAATTTTATATCATATGTTCTCATTATAGCTTCTCATTTGACTTTGGAATTCATGTGTCACTGCTTGAGCTACATCTGCAAAGGGTGAAAAAATTGCATCCATTTACTGTTCAGCACTCACTTCATTTTATCTCATATATTCAGAATATTATGCATTCTATAACTGAATATTAAAGAATTTGaattcgctgaagcagggggtagcgatgctgtttcctttgggttgAGGTGGTACTGGGAagggatgagggcaagcaagtatgaatatgtacatgggtatatatgtatttgtatgtgtatgtatatgtgtattttttttttttttttttttttttttttttttttttatactttgtcgctgtctcccgcgtttgcgaggtagcgcaaggaaacagacgaaagaaatggcccaaccccccccccatacacatgtatatacacacgtccacacacgcaaatatacatacctacacagctttccatggtttaccccagacgcttcacatgccttgcttcaatccactgacagcacgtcaacccctgtataccacatgactccaattcactctatttcttgccctcctttcaccctcctgcatgttcaggccccgatcacacaaaatctttttcactccatctttccacctccaatttggtctccctct includes these proteins:
- the LOC139753482 gene encoding succinate dehydrogenase assembly factor 4, mitochondrial-like, giving the protein MSERSVILFVKMMSRSSVVRYFNGMLSPLSRRMASSSASNDDDSNKSTLKKAKTPIGKLDGQEIEEGIHPYQEKEPLQPFPDNVNPSTGEVGGPRGPEPTRYGDWERKGRVTDF